One Siniperca chuatsi isolate FFG_IHB_CAS linkage group LG5, ASM2008510v1, whole genome shotgun sequence DNA window includes the following coding sequences:
- the LOC122876103 gene encoding cilia- and flagella-associated protein 157-like isoform X2 has product MPKKKDKKSGDKQDEVKKTSKKESSPTPADKTASDDKEKALYPTQIRFLNEQLERYQLKCDQLERQKKDLNSQYSALEKEKKDIVEYLKRSLLEKEDEVDELKERLESQRQAADKERDALQLQHSRLRQELQDRIEKLTAENMTLAARLASLEEFQKQKEQLMSNMESLEKQLASQKEEHKAAVHSLEMKALLENKRLEKDMESHVAVMAAEVQHLVDQKVPETTRLALQENTEVKALFSQLSEQARVLMGENSALRDRKSRLSVDVDILEQMLSEMSRKSCIRKKVVEQLTEKCQQLQVELKDCRQELKQLQTEHTGVLAEMEALRQDQASLSQQCGKKRAEVSRLEAELQEERRKRSRMKSIMQEAAITLRQALMEAPTEQDSEVDSVLQWKLLMQKLLVVLDRPTLTNSTAEKDKLNELQISDPAAARAGTLNPALSFQFELARYRPGDLGLVPRPTLKHKHILSRMGAGSSSTHVPLHR; this is encoded by the exons ATGCCCAAAAAGAAGGATAAGAAAAGCGGCGACAAACAAGATGAAGTCAAGAAAACATCGAAAAAGGAGAGTTCCCCGACTCCCGCAGATAAAACCGCTTCTGACGACAAAGAGAAGGCTTTATACCCGACTCAAATACGATTTTTGAACGAGCAGTTGGAGAG atATCAGCTGAAATGTGACCAACTAGAGAGGCAGAAGAAGGACTTAAACTCTCAGTACAGTGCactggagaaggagaagaaggacaTTGTTGAGTATCTGAAACGCTCCCTGCTGGAAAAGGAGGACGAGGTGGACGAGCTGAAAGAGCGCCTGGAGAGTCAGCGGCAGGCTGCCGATAAGGAAAGAGACgccctgcagctgcagcacagtCGACTGAGGCAAGAGCTTCAAGACCGGATCGAAAAACTCACCGCAGAAAACATGACACTTG CGGCGAGGCTTGCTAGTCTAGAGGAGTTTCAGAAGCAGAAGGAGCAGCTGATGTCCAACATGGAGTCTCTGGAGAAGCAGCTGGCCAGTCAGAAGGAGGAACACAAGGCTGCCGTCCACAGCCTGGAGATGAAAGCGCTGCTGGAAAACAAGAG GTTGGAGAAGGACATGGAGAGCCACGTGGCGGTCATGGCGGCAGAGGTGCAGCACCTGGTGGACCAGAAGGTCCCGGAGACGACCAGGTTGGCCCTTCAGGAGAACACAGAGGTTAAGGCTCTGTTCAGCCAGCTGTCAGAGCAGGCACGGGTCCTGATGGGGGAGAACTCTGCCCTGCGAGACCGTAAGAGTCGGCTCAGTGTGGATGTGGACATCCTGGAGCAAATGCTCAGCGAGATGTCCCGCAAGAGCTGCATCCGCAAGAAG GTGGTGGAGCAGCTTACAGAAAAGTGTCAGCAGCTGCAGGTGGAGCTGAAAGACTGTCGGCAAGAACTCAAGCAGCTTCAGACCGAACACACAGGAGTCCTGGCTGAGATGGAGGCACTCAG acaGGACCAGGCCTCACTGTCTCAGCAGTGCGGTAAAAAAAGAGCGGAGGTGAGTCGGCTGGAGGCGGAGctacaggaggagaggaggaagagaagcaggATGAAGAGCATCATGCAGGAAGCAGCCATCACACTCAGACAAGCCCTGATG GAGGCACCTACCGAGCAGGACTCGGAGGTGGATTCTGTCCTCCAGTGGAAGCTGCTGATGCAGAAGCTGCTGGTAGTCTTGGACAGACCCACACTCACCAACTCGACCGCTGAGAAAGACAAACTGAATGAGCTGCAGATCTCTGACCCTGCAGCAGCTAG AGCAGGGACCTTGAATCCAGCTTTGAGTTTCCAGTTCGAGCTGGCCCGCTACAGGCCGGGCGATCTCGGCCTTGTACCCCGtcccacactgaaacacaaacacatactgtctAGGATGGGAGCTGGGTCCAGCAGCACCCACGTGCCTCTCCACAG GTAA
- the LOC122876103 gene encoding cilia- and flagella-associated protein 157-like isoform X3: MPKKKDKKSGDKQDEVKKTSKKESSPTPADKTASDDKEKALYPTQIRFLNEQLERYQLKCDQLERQKKDLNSQYSALEKEKKDIVEYLKRSLLEKEDEVDELKERLESQRQAADKERDALQLQHSRLRQELQDRIEKLTAENMTLAARLASLEEFQKQKEQLMSNMESLEKQLASQKEEHKAAVHSLEMKALLENKRLEKDMESHVAVMAAEVQHLVDQKVPETTRLALQENTEVKALFSQLSEQARVLMGENSALRDRKSRLSVDVDILEQMLSEMSRKSCIRKKVVEQLTEKCQQLQVELKDCRQELKQLQTEHTGVLAEMEALRQDQASLSQQCGKKRAEVSRLEAELQEERRKRSRMKSIMQEAAITLRQALMEAPTEQDSEVDSVLQWKLLMQKLLSRDLESSFEFPVRAGPLQAGRSRPCTPSHTETQTHTV; this comes from the exons ATGCCCAAAAAGAAGGATAAGAAAAGCGGCGACAAACAAGATGAAGTCAAGAAAACATCGAAAAAGGAGAGTTCCCCGACTCCCGCAGATAAAACCGCTTCTGACGACAAAGAGAAGGCTTTATACCCGACTCAAATACGATTTTTGAACGAGCAGTTGGAGAG atATCAGCTGAAATGTGACCAACTAGAGAGGCAGAAGAAGGACTTAAACTCTCAGTACAGTGCactggagaaggagaagaaggacaTTGTTGAGTATCTGAAACGCTCCCTGCTGGAAAAGGAGGACGAGGTGGACGAGCTGAAAGAGCGCCTGGAGAGTCAGCGGCAGGCTGCCGATAAGGAAAGAGACgccctgcagctgcagcacagtCGACTGAGGCAAGAGCTTCAAGACCGGATCGAAAAACTCACCGCAGAAAACATGACACTTG CGGCGAGGCTTGCTAGTCTAGAGGAGTTTCAGAAGCAGAAGGAGCAGCTGATGTCCAACATGGAGTCTCTGGAGAAGCAGCTGGCCAGTCAGAAGGAGGAACACAAGGCTGCCGTCCACAGCCTGGAGATGAAAGCGCTGCTGGAAAACAAGAG GTTGGAGAAGGACATGGAGAGCCACGTGGCGGTCATGGCGGCAGAGGTGCAGCACCTGGTGGACCAGAAGGTCCCGGAGACGACCAGGTTGGCCCTTCAGGAGAACACAGAGGTTAAGGCTCTGTTCAGCCAGCTGTCAGAGCAGGCACGGGTCCTGATGGGGGAGAACTCTGCCCTGCGAGACCGTAAGAGTCGGCTCAGTGTGGATGTGGACATCCTGGAGCAAATGCTCAGCGAGATGTCCCGCAAGAGCTGCATCCGCAAGAAG GTGGTGGAGCAGCTTACAGAAAAGTGTCAGCAGCTGCAGGTGGAGCTGAAAGACTGTCGGCAAGAACTCAAGCAGCTTCAGACCGAACACACAGGAGTCCTGGCTGAGATGGAGGCACTCAG acaGGACCAGGCCTCACTGTCTCAGCAGTGCGGTAAAAAAAGAGCGGAGGTGAGTCGGCTGGAGGCGGAGctacaggaggagaggaggaagagaagcaggATGAAGAGCATCATGCAGGAAGCAGCCATCACACTCAGACAAGCCCTGATG GAGGCACCTACCGAGCAGGACTCGGAGGTGGATTCTGTCCTCCAGTGGAAGCTGCTGATGCAGAAGCTGCTG AGCAGGGACCTTGAATCCAGCTTTGAGTTTCCAGTTCGAGCTGGCCCGCTACAGGCCGGGCGATCTCGGCCTTGTACCCCGtcccacactgaaacacaaacacatactgtctAG
- the LOC122876103 gene encoding cilia- and flagella-associated protein 157-like isoform X1, whose protein sequence is MPKKKDKKSGDKQDEVKKTSKKESSPTPADKTASDDKEKALYPTQIRFLNEQLERYQLKCDQLERQKKDLNSQYSALEKEKKDIVEYLKRSLLEKEDEVDELKERLESQRQAADKERDALQLQHSRLRQELQDRIEKLTAENMTLAARLASLEEFQKQKEQLMSNMESLEKQLASQKEEHKAAVHSLEMKALLENKRLEKDMESHVAVMAAEVQHLVDQKVPETTRLALQENTEVKALFSQLSEQARVLMGENSALRDRKSRLSVDVDILEQMLSEMSRKSCIRKKVVEQLTEKCQQLQVELKDCRQELKQLQTEHTGVLAEMEALRQDQASLSQQCGKKRAEVSRLEAELQEERRKRSRMKSIMQEAAITLRQALMEAPTEQDSEVDSVLQWKLLMQKLLVVLDRPTLTNSTAEKDKLNELQISDPAAARAGTLNPALSFQFELARYRPGDLGLVPRPTLKHKHILSRMGAGSSSTHVPLHRKPSSQKTAGSVNLSDSAVRFLTSRNSFTKPK, encoded by the exons ATGCCCAAAAAGAAGGATAAGAAAAGCGGCGACAAACAAGATGAAGTCAAGAAAACATCGAAAAAGGAGAGTTCCCCGACTCCCGCAGATAAAACCGCTTCTGACGACAAAGAGAAGGCTTTATACCCGACTCAAATACGATTTTTGAACGAGCAGTTGGAGAG atATCAGCTGAAATGTGACCAACTAGAGAGGCAGAAGAAGGACTTAAACTCTCAGTACAGTGCactggagaaggagaagaaggacaTTGTTGAGTATCTGAAACGCTCCCTGCTGGAAAAGGAGGACGAGGTGGACGAGCTGAAAGAGCGCCTGGAGAGTCAGCGGCAGGCTGCCGATAAGGAAAGAGACgccctgcagctgcagcacagtCGACTGAGGCAAGAGCTTCAAGACCGGATCGAAAAACTCACCGCAGAAAACATGACACTTG CGGCGAGGCTTGCTAGTCTAGAGGAGTTTCAGAAGCAGAAGGAGCAGCTGATGTCCAACATGGAGTCTCTGGAGAAGCAGCTGGCCAGTCAGAAGGAGGAACACAAGGCTGCCGTCCACAGCCTGGAGATGAAAGCGCTGCTGGAAAACAAGAG GTTGGAGAAGGACATGGAGAGCCACGTGGCGGTCATGGCGGCAGAGGTGCAGCACCTGGTGGACCAGAAGGTCCCGGAGACGACCAGGTTGGCCCTTCAGGAGAACACAGAGGTTAAGGCTCTGTTCAGCCAGCTGTCAGAGCAGGCACGGGTCCTGATGGGGGAGAACTCTGCCCTGCGAGACCGTAAGAGTCGGCTCAGTGTGGATGTGGACATCCTGGAGCAAATGCTCAGCGAGATGTCCCGCAAGAGCTGCATCCGCAAGAAG GTGGTGGAGCAGCTTACAGAAAAGTGTCAGCAGCTGCAGGTGGAGCTGAAAGACTGTCGGCAAGAACTCAAGCAGCTTCAGACCGAACACACAGGAGTCCTGGCTGAGATGGAGGCACTCAG acaGGACCAGGCCTCACTGTCTCAGCAGTGCGGTAAAAAAAGAGCGGAGGTGAGTCGGCTGGAGGCGGAGctacaggaggagaggaggaagagaagcaggATGAAGAGCATCATGCAGGAAGCAGCCATCACACTCAGACAAGCCCTGATG GAGGCACCTACCGAGCAGGACTCGGAGGTGGATTCTGTCCTCCAGTGGAAGCTGCTGATGCAGAAGCTGCTGGTAGTCTTGGACAGACCCACACTCACCAACTCGACCGCTGAGAAAGACAAACTGAATGAGCTGCAGATCTCTGACCCTGCAGCAGCTAG AGCAGGGACCTTGAATCCAGCTTTGAGTTTCCAGTTCGAGCTGGCCCGCTACAGGCCGGGCGATCTCGGCCTTGTACCCCGtcccacactgaaacacaaacacatactgtctAGGATGGGAGCTGGGTCCAGCAGCACCCACGTGCCTCTCCACAG GAAGCCGTCCAGTCAGAAAACAGCTGGCTCCGTTAACCTGAGTGACTCAGCTGTCAGATTTTTGACCTCCAGAAACTCGTTCACTAAACCCAAATAA